GGGCCGTGTTGGATTGGATGGGCTTGAGGCCGTGATTGGTATATTGAGTTCTAGTTTTGTATAAAGTATCTGACtggttcagtatagacttaatgaacctatgcttggaacaggATGATCATTTATACCGTGTTGGAACGGGTTGGTCATTTATATCGCGTAGGTAACTGCTTTCATGGTTGCGGTTTAggaaagtatgaaaaatcaaactcttacagTATAGACTTAATTGAATCTATGCTTGGAACATATTGGTCATTCATACTGTCTAGGAAAAACTTTTCAGATTTTACAAGAAAGGGAAAAGGGTTTGTTTTGAATTATTTGAGAAATTTaccaaatcttcaaaaaggaaTTTTCAGGATTTCTAATGTGTACCCAAGGTTTTTGGAAGGACTCATAAGACGAGCACTGATCACTGTATTctaagaataattttattttacgtaTCTTGTTATAGCAATTTCTGTAAATCCTACAGTGAGAACAAGCGAGGACGACATTCTCACTCCACTACAGGTTATTCCTTTTCAGGATATGGACAATGAAGCTTCAGAAGAGTTATATTCCTTTTTCTGTTTATTCGTTATTTTTGTATCATTTTAGCTTTTATTTTTCcctcgttttttttttattttgtaagagggatagatAATTATGATATGTATGTTTACATTTTCAACGAAAAAGTGTTTAGGAATGGTTATGcggttttaagttttaaacaggctcatattttagtattaaatattagAAGAGTCATCGTAATGCTCGAGCTATCAGAGTGTCGCAGCTTCCGGAAGCGTGACAtttgatagttagggtgttacatgattaaattgttttggtttgcctatctGATAAGTTCTGCTTAACTGGTAACTGTGATATTTGTTGTAACTGTTCTTTAAGTGTGTTTGCCTTGTATTTATTTGTGCTTGTGACTGATTTCTGTTTTAAGTAGTGGTGATGAGTTTTGTTGGGCCGGTGGCCGAGATTTAATTGTatattgggccggaggccgtgatTGGTGAGTTTGGGATGATTGATCCCTTGGTATTTACATTGAATATTATGTCTATTTATAAAGAATGGAACTTTTACGAAATCGAAATATGAATGTtggaatttcaaatttaattatatgtCAATGTTTGAATAGATTGATAAGACAATGATAACTTCTAAGCTTGAACATAGTTTTCGtcaaaaatatcttcttataacAATTCTTAAAACCCTCTACTAAGAACCCTTTCGAgaatgatgttctcaccccttacagatttttctgttttcaaGATATGGATACAAAAGTCTATATAAGTACTGTATTTGGTTTGTATGTATGTGCACGTCTCTAACTAAAAAGTCTTTCTTTGCGAGTTATAcgctttaagttttaaatagactcctattttaatattaaatattttaagagtcGTCGTAATACCTGATCTATCAGAGTGCCGCAACCGGAAGTGTAGTATTCTAATAGCTAGGTGTTACAGAGTGTGCTTCTTATAAAGGATGTGGTAACCGCACTGGATGACATTACTGTATTTTAGTGTGTTCTCCATCCCATAATCACCGCAAATGTAGTTCACCGGCTCAGCCTGAGGatccatcttttctttttctatgatttAAGGTTTGAAACACTATTTCAGGTTTTCCACTTCGGCTTTAGTTGCAACTGCGTCTGCCTTACCCCTTCTCAATTTGCGCAATTTTATacaaagtatttattttttatgcaatcATATTCATTATTTTTGAATGACCATTCACGCAGTCAATGtgaaagataattatttttactgatgTAGCGTTATGTAATTAGATGCacgtgtaaaattattttattatagccAATACAGATAATACACTAAGGCTTGGTTTAGTAAAACTTTTTGAAGAGGTACTTGTGCTTTTCAAAAGCATAAGCACCTCATTATGCGTTAGGTAAATCAAAATGTTTATATGTTTATGCTTGCAGCTTTTAAAAGTTAAGGGTACTTTTGAAAGCACCTACGAAGGAGTTTTTTAAAGTTGGCTTGtgcttatcaaaattaaaaagtccAATACAACCtatacattaattaatattcaaatttaattcttacattaatataaattatagtatttttaaattttaaaaaactactTTACCAAATGCACTTGTTATTCCTTATGCTTATTAAAagctattttaatttatttaccaAATACAAATactatgatttttaaaaaactagcttttaaaagttaacttttataagttgtttttttaacttttgaattATGAAAAAGTCTTATTATTTCCTATTTGggactatttttgaaaaatatttttaacttgagaatttaatttagaacttttgaaaaagtaaaaaaatatgacTTCTTTCATTCTCAAAACTTATTTTATCACTCATCAAATAAGAATCCTTTGGCTAATTGTTAGAAAGAAGTCCACATTTGGTTAAATCTATCATTATGAAGACAGCACTTAAACTTATTTTACCATTATGAAGACAGCACTTAaacttatatatacataaaagtATGAAATAGATGAGCAAGCTAACAACGGAGTCCGATTTTGTTTGGTTTCTTCAGCGAGTTTCACACTGGACAATTGTAATCATAACAAATGAACAGGTAAATGTATAAGAGAATGCAATAAATGAAAGCAGTAACCTTCAACAAGTGATAAAAAAAGGGGTGCTTACTATGACGAGTGCGCTTCTTTTAAAGGATGTGATATCCGCACTCACGGCATTGGATGACATTACTGCATTTCAGTGTGTTCTCCATCCCATAATCACCACAAATGTAATTCATCGGCTCAGCCTGAGGATccatcctttctttttctaggGATTAAGGTCTGAAACACTCTGTTTCAGGTTTTCTACTTCGGCTTTAGCGGCAACTGCGTCTGCCTTACCCCTTCTCAATTTGCGCAATTTTATACACAGTCTTTATTTGGGTTTTCAGATAATTATAATGGGCCCAAAATGAATCTTACTTCGATTTTCTTTATGGACCCAACTTTGGTCAGACCAAAAACAAATATAAGTAATTCCAATATATATGAGTTGAATTTTAATGCATTAACATTGTAAAACATTTATATGATTGTGAAATCACATCTGTTATTTTGGATGACCATTCACGCAGtcaatttaaaagataattatttttactgatgTAGCGTTACGTAATTAGATGTACGTGTAAAACTACTTTACACTAACAGTGCattagaattaaattatatatatatatatagccaatACAGGTAATACACTAAGGTTtggtttagtaaaattttttaaagaggtACTTGTACTTTTCAAAAGCATAAGTACCTCATTATGCGTTTGATAAATCAAAATGTTCATGTGTTTGTGCTTGcatcttttaaaagttaagGGTACTTTTGAAAGCATCTAGCCACCTACCATGAAGCTTTTTAAAGTTGACTTAtgcttatcaaaattaaaaactttaatGCAACCTCATACATTagttaatattcaaatttaattcttaccttaatatttattataatatttttaaattttaaaagttacttTACCAAATGCACTCGTTATTCTTTATGcttattaaaagttatttttaatttgatttacgaAATACAGATATTATAACTTTCTAAAATGCTAGCTTTTAAAAGTTTACTTTTTTAAGTTACTTTTGAAAggtaaaaattttaccaaactaagAACCCgcttgaaaaaaagaaaaaactacaTATATATATGGTTTGGtactatatatatacttttgaaTTATGAAAATTCATATTATGCGTGTTTGgtactatttttgaaaaatatttttaattttttgagaaGTTAGTTCGTAACTTttgaagaaatagaaaaatatgacTTCTTTCAtccacaaaaaattattttatcattttcattaaaaaaatttgacttcAAAATAAAAGAGATCATTGTGTTACTTTCATTCTTGGCCCTGTAAAAATGTTTCTGGTTCTGTCGGAAATACGGGCCCTCCACCACCATTTTTACGCAATGTTGCATCTACTAGAGATGCAATATTCTATCTGATGAAAGTAATGGCCATTCACCATTATTTTTACGTAATATTTTATCTGTTGGAAATACTAACCCTTTATTACTATTTTCACATAATGTTCCATCTTAccatttcaggtatttttttatcattttatcactctattttaattattaaatttgtatttaacatTGTGTGTGGTATAAAatcttaatttcaattttcttttttttttttcacatgtggttttgtttttatatagtttgcTATGTTTTTATAGTTGTCTCCGCAAGTTCTTGACCCTAATAAAGGAGAAGGTAGTTCTAATAGGagtagcaaaaataaaaaataacaacaaaatatacCGAacacatattttaattttgttttctattttcaccTACTGTATTATACACAATAAAAACACCAATAAAATAATCGATTGTAATTTTAATGATTAGATTATGTAAAATCAATATTcacttttaaaagatatttgctatcattgttattttaatatctattcttttgtgtaaaaaaattatatttattaagtcATTTATGCAAACGatataactttaaaataagtatttttataactaaaatttaaatataaaataatttatttataatttattcgaATGAGTGAAGTCAGGTTGAATACCGCATATAAAGTACATGTTCACCGTCTTGTACGTAATTTCTTGAAATTCTACGGAAAATCCTCTGAAATTGAGCATAGGTAAGCATTGCCGCACCGAACCTTATCAACATACGCTGTACAATATTTTAGTATTGGTGCTTCTCAACTTTGAACCAAAATGGGACACTATAGGCAAATTTGGCCACCCAAAGAAGCACTAGTAGTTGACTTCCGAGGGATTTATTAGTGGTCTAATCATAATATTAtgtaaaaaactaaaacaatagaaaaaaaaaaaaaaccatgaaTCCATGACACGCTATCAAATTTCAAGCAAGCTTATCGTCATTTCACGCCTTCAACAAAgaccttttctttttccttttttttttctttttggtttatgTTTCCAAGCCTAGAAAACAATGAAGACTAGTTGCATGAGCGTGGTTCTTATTCTCTTGACACCTCTAATCCTTTCATGGGATGGTGATTCTGCATCCGAACCAGTCCTAGACATAACGGGTAAGAACCTTCGAACGGGTATCGATTACCTTGTTCTTCCATCTATCAACAACAATAGCAATGGCGGCGGTGGTGTGGGACTTGCCCTTGCCAGTGCTAGAAACAGAACATGCCCATTTGATGTTGTCGACAGTTACCGTGCCATGCCACTGAAATTTGCACCCTCTGATTCCAAAGATGGTGTTATCAGAGTCTCCACCGATTTGAACATCAAGTTCTCCGCTGCAACAACTTGCGTTCAATCCACAGTGTGGAAGCTGGACcaatttgatggatcaagaGGCTTATATTTCGTGACCACTGGTGGAGTTGAAGGCAATCCGGGGCGCGAAACTGTGAGCAACTGGTTCGAAATTCAGAAATATGGAAGTAACTACAAACTTTTGTTCTGTCCTAAAGTGTGCAAATATTGCAAAGTTATGTGCAGGGACCTTGGGATTTATGTTGATGGCGATGGGAATAGGCATCTTGCACTCAGTGATATGCCATTTGGAGTTAGATTCCGAAAGGCCTGAGAACTGAGAAGGATGaagcttcctccaattattAGTGGGGAGATTATTTATGTTTACAaagttgtttgaatttgaattgttCGTCAATAAATAATGCTTTGTTATTTTTAGTGGTTGGTTGTATCTTTATGACCTCGATTACAACATTCGCTTGTGTTTGGTCTTTAGTATATAGTTTTGGTGTCTAAACGGTCAACTGCAGTCTTCATACTACCACAAAATCATTTGATAACAAATTTGCTTggattttctctcttttgttaTTAGCTCGTCAATTTAATAAGTTCAGAAGCGTTTATCATTCTTGAAAGTCGGTCACTTACAAACACTGCTATATCTGATGAATTGTGTATAGAGTGATTTTGATTATTTCTAAGCTtataataagaacaaaaaaagtTTTCCAACATGAATTTTGGTAATGCCTATAAAATTGGAAGGGAAACAGGTTTTTCTCTTTTGCTTAAGCagactttttaatttattttggatGCTGATCTTAAATGTTATACTGGATGCACAAAGCCACAAACTGAAATATAAGGCCACCTGCAACATATATATTCTGAAATGTAAAAGAAGatgattgaagaagaaactTTATCAATTTCGCTATCTAATCAAATAGAGTATCAATCAACttcaacaattttttaaaattattgtaaaataaaattttaaattttaaaaataggatTTTAAACTTGTaactacttttttaaaaaaataatttttaaaaaaatagaattttaaatttgtaaccACTTTGTCAACATGAAATCCATCTCATTCCATTTTATTGCGTCGTTGGTACTTTATCTATTGCGCTGCCATTGTACCCTAAAAAAATCCACAAAAGGTGATAGTACATTAAAAAAACATCTATTtatcatgaaaataaaaaacattcgattatcaattgcatattccaacaaaaaaaattcaaaaaaattgagtaaacAGTAACGGACACAAGCGGCGTTACCTTGCAATCGGTGGCAAGCAATGGTTATAGCACTGCTCGTTATGTGCAACAGTCGCGGGGGTGGGCGCCGGTAGACATCCGTTTGAGGTCAGCGTCAGGTCACGCCGTGCAATGACGCCGCCAAAGAACTTCCGTCGTGCGTGTTGTGGATGTCGATTTCGACGCTAGGCGCGATGGCTCCTTCGTTCCACGGAAGATCGATTGCCACGGTTGGGTGTGGTGGTGATGTCTCCTGACAATGGAGCTAACCGGAGAAGATGAAGTATGGTGCGATTAGATGTGGGAGAGGAAAGAGATGTGTGGTTgttgtttttatgaaaaataaccATTTATACCGATAAACTTTACGAACGCGAACAAAAATATCcatcaaaaaagaaaactaacgttgtattcattaaatataaatttcgtacaacaaaaatatcaaaacactaattttttattgaatttttaataaaatttttaattacccCACCTTTTATCTACAACCTCACCTCTACTCCCTCACTTCTTTTCCAAATTCCCTATTTCCCAGCACCTTCGCCAACACTTTCATCATATCTAGCAGCCCAAATACCCCTCTCTCATTGTTCACCATGACATCCCCCATTCCCCTTCTTTTCCCCATGGTCCTCTTCTTTGCCATTCCCATACTCAGCCACTGACCCCTCTCCCTCCCCCTCCCATCCCTCTCAAACATGTAATAAGCTAACAATCCATCATTTGTTTCTTAAATCGctcaattaaatatatttttagtcatGGATTTAGAATTTGAAGATTTTTTCTACCTTTTCAAGGCCATCTTAACCTGTGCAGAGATAAAAGGCACGTAGACTTTACCAAGCATGCCAAAAAATTGGATTTTATGTATGTGAGTTGTGGTGGTAGCTTGGGAATTGCTTTTCGAAGTTATCTGTTATGCCGCCACGACGTTGCAGTTTTTACAGACGGTGCCAATGTACTGAATGTTTTCAGTACGGGTTGTGAGATGGATCCGGGACTTACGAGTCGAGACGGTCGTCAGATTATCTGACTGAAGcaatgggggtggtacctgcgaAGATACTCCGACACTCAATTCAGAATAGATCTGAGAAATATAAGGCGTTAGAATGAATGACGTACCTGAGAGGACTTCTGTCTCTCCTTTATATAACTAGTGAAAATTATCTCATCTTATCTTATTTAGCTAAAATAAGGGaggtatttgaatttaaatattgattaaaaGATGTGAAAATCGATTTGAGCCTTCTAAAAAAAGGAATGGGATCAACCCTCGAATATCCTGATCGAAAGCTGTTCCGAGTGCACGATCCAAGAGTTAAGTTCGTAACAAATAATAACTACATAAAATAGCAATTATTTGAGAGGATTTATTCTccccataaaataaaataacaattacATAAATTTATCTAAGCTAAAATGTTAAATATTTCCTTTTAACTCCATACTCCAgctttattcaatattttataAGAATTTCATTTGCCGTTTTCCGTgtttaacaatatttttggtaaaatatattttttatctttgaaatttgacaaaatttttaaaaatattcttaaattttattttgttttaattttgtccgaaaagtttttgatttgcatcaaatatgcTCTTAAtggttaaatatttaaaaaacttaAGACTACtctaataataatgcatgaaaattatacttaatttaCTTGTATTGAGAgttattcttataaaattattgttgaattggtcttaaattttcttaaaaattagttgttaagagtatatttgatacaaatcgaaaacttttgagacaaaattataataaaataaaatttaaaaatatttttaaaatttttgtcaaaatttaagacaaaaattatactttacccgtatttttattttattttttccttccgTGTTGGTAAAGCAGTACTAAGTACTAACAAAATATTGTTGATCAGTCCAACGGTCCCAAAGGATAAACAGTGTTGGGTCATGGCTGGCGTTATCATCTTTCCAGGGGTAGACTTTGAAGGTTGACTTTAATAATTTGCATTAAGAAAAGTTTATCTGTACACACTTAACTACCATAGCTTccgatattattattattattatcattattattattattattattattattattattattattatcctagACTCAAGTAAAAAATTACATTCACGATGACccataaaaaatgtataaaatactTGTTTCCCTTTTCAAAACGATTCCGTTTGAGATAAATGCAAAAACATACCACTATCTTGTTTTCTTGCAAAGTTAACATGATAGAAggactaaaaaaaattgttagtgCATCGCGtggctaattttattttatatgaaaaaaatattaatatttttgttaaaaatataatttaatataattacatGTGAATGAATTTTATAAGTTAATAGTAAACAGGTGAAGTATGTTGTTCATGGAATAACATCTTGACTAACACATAAAGATGTGATGAATATATAGCAATATCGTCaccaacagaaaaaaaaaaaacacgtgTCAAATTATAGCAACACATTCTTCGATTTCGGTGTGTTATTTTTTGGGCTCATTAATTTAGTTAtggaaaaaattttggtgtattgACTGAAAATGGGTATATTGTGTGTATTGCAAGAATGTGGACGTGTCAGATGGTAGTGCAACACACAGGGGGCGTGTTACCTGAACCACATGGGGGCGTGGAAGCCACGTGTATGGATGTGGTTGTGCCAACAGGACAGCACGCAGGGGGCGTGCTGACGTGGCAATACATGAATGGATGAAAGGGAAAATCACGCAGGGGGTGTGGTGAGTCAGCACGCAGGAGGCGTGCTGACGTGGCAACACCTGATAGGTTGGGAAGCATGTGGGGGGCGTGCTGAGGTGGCACGTGGGGGGCGTGCTGAACGAGCACGCGGGGAGCGTTCTGACACGTGTCAAAGCGTGATTGGCTGAGGCAGGCAGCACGTGGGGGGCGTGTTAAGTGCACCTTTCTATATAAGGCAAAGCTCGAAAGCATTTGCATGCTGAAGAAGATTTGAGTGTTCTTTGAGGCTATTGTTAGTGCAATGGAGGGCACTGCAAACTTAGTGGTGTATAGCAACGGTGAGATAATACATAATACTCATGAGGGAGTGAGGTTTGTGTCCCAGAATCCGTTTTCATTTGTGGTTCCATGTACGATGATGTTAATGGAGCTGCAGAACGGCCTCTGTAAAAGCATGGAGAAGTACGTTAATAAGAGTGAGCAGAATTCTGTACCAGAATCCGATTGTAGATTTTGGTGGTCTAATACAGTTTGATGTCGATCACTGATGAAACAAGTATGCAAAACATGTTTCAAATTCACCGGCAGACTCAGATGCGACACCCACAGATTGAGGTGTACGTTGAGTATGAAACTGTAGAGGCAGTGGCGGTTCAGAATGATATAGATATACATGATGATAGAGGTGCAGTGTACGAAGGAATGAATAGTGACAGCGAAGAGGACTTCGAAGCCACTTATGAGGCCGGCGACGAAGATGAGGATGGTGATGTGGTAGTTGAGATAGCAGCAGAGAATGTAGTGGTTCGTCCGCCGAGCAGTCAACCGATGAACGTTCCACCTTTTATGCGTGAGTTGGATCTCGAGGCCGTGCATGCCCCCGAGTTTCCGGAATATACAAACATAGGTACGTGGTGACTAAATAAtaagtttttgttagtttatacGTTTGATTGAACAATAAACAGTGTTGTCATAACCGGACCAGATCGGACCAAACTTGCCGGTTCGATTCGAAAATCGGTGAACCAAACATTAAACCGGTCCGGTAGGTTAATTAAACCGAATAAGGAAACGAACCGGTATGAATCAGTCAAATCAAAAATGAACCGATGAAAATCGGTCAAACTCAGTTAACCGGTCTAATCGAACCGCTGAAAATTAATATAGCTGAATATtcttaaaatgttattaaagatatgtattttaatttttaactttaaatttttttactatttttcaattttgttgaCATAGGCGTTGCCGATGCTGAGGATGGGGAGTTCCGGATTGGAATGGAATATAGTTCTAGAAAGTCGGTCGTCGCAGCGATTAGAAGTTTCACTATTGCTAGAGGAGTTGACTATGAGGTGTATGAGTCTGAGCCACAGACGTTCTATGCAAAATGCAAGATGTACGGGCGTGGATGTGACTGGCTTATCCGAGCTAGCTTGATACGGAAAAAAGGTTGTTGGGAGATACGAAGATACAACGGTAGGCACACGTGCACGATCAGAACGATTTCACAAGATCATTCCAAGTTGGACTCAGATACAGTTGCCGATGCTATAAGGCCATTGGTCGAGACGGACCCGTCCATCAAGGTGAAATCTATAATTGCGGAAGTCCAGTCAAGGTTCAACTATACCATCAGTTACCGAaaggcttggttggcaaagcagaagTCCATAGCCAACGTTTTCGGTGGTTGGGAGGATTCTTACgaagccttgccatggtggctCTCGGTCATGGTGCAGAAGATGCCTAGTACAGTTGTCCAAATAGAAACACGACCACTGTAAACGGGAATGAGGAGGCGCAAGGTGTAAAAATACTTCATCGTGTATTTTGGAGTTTCAATCCATGCATTAGGGCATTTAGGCATTGCAAGCCCCTGGTTCAGGTTGACGGCATACACCTATACGGAAAATACAAAGGTACACTTCTAGTCGCTGTTGCACAAGATGGAAACCAGAACATTATGCCTATCGCCTTTGCCTTGGTGGAAGGGGAGACAGCTGATGCGTGGCACTTCTTTCTCAGGAATCTGCGAATGTATGTTGTTAGAAAAGATGGCGTGGGTATGATCTCAGACCGACATGAGTTAATACGGGCAGCAGTATTTCGTTCCGGTGGCAACTGGCAACCTCCAAGAGTATGGTGGATGTTTTGTATAAGACACATCGGCAGTAACTTCTTAAGGGTATTCAAAATCCCTCACTTGCAAAAGCTTGTTGTCTATATCATGCCTGAATGTCTCTACGGTCTTCGATTACCACGCTGTGGTCCGTTCTGAATGACTCCATTTGAAAcattgttaattaaaaaaatttaaataactcaTCATATGTCAAACATGCATCATGAATATAACACATAACTAAAATAAGACTTATTACCTCCTGGCAACTGGTATCTCGGCCGGTGGAAGCGTTTGTCTCGGTACGGGAGCAAGACACGACATTCGCTCCCATGCCCAAACAAACAACAGATTCAGAGGGCCATCCATCTCCTTTGTATCATATCGTGATGCACGGCATAGTGTTCTGTAAAGATGTGCCAAACATGCTGACCCCCAACTATAAGTATGGATCCGCTCGAAATCGCGAAGCAATGGTAGATATTTCGCATGGGCATATGCGATCGACTTGTCCGTGAATAGAGTCGACCCTAACAAACAGAAGATCTGACATCTGACGTATTGCCGGATGGATTCCTCAGTGTCCAACAGCTCTGCGTCTCTAATACGTCGAACCCAACCCAGCTTTATATAGGACTTCGCATTATCACTGACTGATGGCTGACGACCGAATATCGCTATGCCCTGACTTTGAACGAAGTCGCTACTACTATCTGTCCATCCACTAACAGGCTCTCCGTCAATGGGTAGGCCGAATATATGAGCGACATCCTCTAATGTCACTGTAACCTCATCGATCGGCAATACAAAGGTGTGGGTCTCAGGCCTCCACCTTTCAACCAGAGCAGCTAACATGGGGTGAAATCCTCTTATGACTCCAATTCTAGAGACGTGGTAGAATCCGGTGGCGCGTAAGTAGTTCTCCACCATCGGATTCCACGTCTGTGGC
The genomic region above belongs to Arachis duranensis cultivar V14167 chromosome 3, aradu.V14167.gnm2.J7QH, whole genome shotgun sequence and contains:
- the LOC107479680 gene encoding miraculin-like — protein: MKTSCMSVVLILLTPLILSWDGDSASEPVLDITGKNLRTGIDYLVLPSINNNSNGGGGVGLALASARNRTCPFDVVDSYRAMPLKFAPSDSKDGVIRVSTDLNIKFSAATTCVQSTVWKLDQFDGSRGLYFVTTGGVEGNPGRETVSNWFEIQKYGSNYKLLFCPKVCKYCKVMCRDLGIYVDGDGNRHLALSDMPFGVRFRKA
- the LOC107479687 gene encoding uncharacterized protein LOC107479687, which codes for MSITDETSMQNMFQIHRQTQMRHPQIEVYVEYETVEAVAVQNDIDIHDDRGAVYEGMNSDSEEDFEATYEAGDEDEDGDVVVEIAAENVVVRPPSSQPMNVPPFMRELDLEAVHAPEFPEYTNIGVADAEDGEFRIGMEYSSRKSVVAAIRSFTIARGVDYEVYESEPQTFYAKCKMYGRGCDWLIRASLIRKKGCWEIRRYNGRHTCTIRTISQDHSKLDSDTVADAIRPLVETDPSIKVKSIIAEVQSRFNYTISYRKAWLAKQKSIANVFGGWEDSYEALPWWLSVMVQKMPSTVVQIETRPLAFRHCKPLVQVDGIHLYGKYKGTLLVAVAQDGNQNIMPIAFALVEGETADAWHFFLRNLRMYVVRKDGVGMISDRHELIRAAVFRSGGNWQPPRVWWMFCIRHIGSNFLRVFKIPHLQKLVVYIMPECLYGLRLPRCGPF